The sequence GGCTACGCCAATCTCTTAAATCAGACTTAGACAGGCAAGTGTAAACTACTTCTGTCGGTACAGAGAGCAAGGAATGCATTTACCTCGCAAAGGCAAGATGCTAGAAATATAAAACTTTTCTTTTTTTACCCAGTAAAATCGGGTGTTCACGTTTCTTTTCCATATGGTTTATAGGTCGACATATGTAGATATGCGTATATAAATATACTAGGAATGATGGAAGTGATTGCTGTGTTGGATGCTACTTCACGACTGAAGAGTCGCTTCCCCACAACTTGACATAGTAGAGGCCGTGAAGGGATGTGGGCGACCCATTAGCAGTAGTGTTTTGGGCTGCACCCCTCAGATGGTAGATTTGGAGAAGGAGACCCTCAGGTGGTGGTTCTCACCCAGGTCGTGATTGTGGAACTCGATGAGGGACTCTATGGCCTCCTCAACTGAGCTCATCTGGACCAAGGCCATCTTGCGGTCTTTcctaaaaaaataaacattgcaCACGGTCAGATATAATGCCTTTCATTAAACATTCAAAGGGATAGTTCATCCAAAATGACAttttggtttccttaccctgttgCAGTATATGGGACAAGGTGTGGCAACAATCCATGCCTTAGTTTAAGTTATGTTTCACTGGCACTGTTTCACAGTGCTAATGTTTTAGCATTTATGGCACAAATCTCATTCAAGTCATAGGACCAATATTAGCATTTATTTATTCTTTCAGGGGAAACCCATTGAGACCAGGGCCTCATTCTCAAGGGTGCCCCGATCACTGTAATACAACAAATCAATTCAATTTGAAAAGAGTACAATcaatacaatgtaaaaaataaaaaatacaaatgttaCATTCCTCATCTACTGGGTCCTCAACACTAAAATTGCCAGAGCAGCACCAGAACATTCACTTGTAATGAGTTTTGTAAATTGTTCCAGCAGTGATATGCATTAAAACTAAAGTTGAATTACCCAAGTCGGTGGACACCCGAGGAACCTCCATTAACATGAGTTACCAAATTGGTTGTTAGGCAAGTCGGACAACTCAAACTTAATTACGCTGCTCTATCGTTCGCTACATACAGTGCCTTAAGGTATTCAAACCCTTGGATTTTTTCCCACAATTATGTTTTGTTACATCCTGCATTTAAAATAGATTAACAtgatttgtcactggcctacacacaataccccataatgtcaaagtggatttatttttttacaaattaatacaaaattgAAAGCTAAAATGtcttcaataagtattcaaccacttatggcaagcctaaataggttcaggtgtaaaaatgtgcttaagtcACATAAGCATGgtctcactgtgtgcaataatagttaaCATGACTAATGATTGCGTCACCTCTGTACCCCACAAACAATCTAAAAAGGACCCTCAGtcaaacagtgaatttcaaacatatttcaaccacaaagaccagggtcgttttccaatgcctcgctaaGGGCACCTAcaggtagatgggtaaaaaaaaaatctgtttaagcagacattgaatatgacTTCGAGCATTAAGTTAATACATTTTGgatggcgtatcaatacaccgtCACAAGGATAcaagcgtccttcctaactcagttgccggtgaGGAATGAAACCGCTAAGGGATATCATTAAGCCAATGGAGACTAAAACAGCGACAGTtttttcctatcacagccattaaactgagGGATGgctcaacattgtagttactccacaatactaactgaATTGACTGAGtgaaaggaagcctgtacagaataaaaaactATTCCAAAACAAGCATCCTGCttacaacaaggcactaaagtaatattgcaaaaaatgtggcaaagcaattaactttgtcCTGGATACCAATTATGGTCAGGGTAAATTCAATACACATTAGAGTACCACTATCCATATGTTCAAGCATagaggtggctgcatcatgttatgtgtaatcgttaaggactggggagtgtttcaggataaaaattaaaaacaatgaactaaacacaggcaaaatcctagaggaaaacctgcttcggTTTGCTTTCCACCAAACTGAGatttcaccttccagcaggacaatcaCCTAAAACAATGCCAAATCTACACTAGAGTCACTTACCAAGAGTGGTCAAGTTAGTTGTCTTAAATCTACAGcaaaacctgaaaatggttgtctagcaatgatcaactaatttgacagaattcttgaattaaaaaataaataaaatgggaTAATGTTGCACAAtatccagaaagactcagctgtaatcgctgccaaaggtgcttctagaAAGCATCGACTCAGGCATGTGCATACTTATGTAAGTAAacaagatatttctgtatttctttaAATGTGTTTTCACtgtccattttgaattcaagttGTAACCAAATGTGGAACAAGTTTAAAGGgtaagaatactttctgaacacaCTTTGTCAGACTGCCATCATTGAAGTTGTTTGTGGTACTGTCAAAATGaggggtgttgtacaaaacaaagcgTTTGAATTACCTCGAACCAATCAGAGTACCAAAGCCAAAGAAATTTTCAAATGCTGCATTACCCatgtgtgttctggctctggccaACCCATTGATTTTTGGAACCAGTCAGACGATCTAGAATGGATTTCTATTCAAGAAATCAGGGAGGTACTACGACCCAGGCGCATTGCGTTTGGCCGGAGAAAGgagtttgggtagccaggcaagcGTAGTAGAGCTTTGTAAACAAAAATAGTTAAGTGAACAGcgggactttaatgaggaccagcaaaccttttgatacaggatgcagtgcCGAGTATTAAAACAGTCACCTGCGATAAAGCGAAGGGCGCTATGGTAGACGGCATTCAAAAGGTTTCAGAGTAGCAGCTGCTGCATTCTGGTAAATGGTGTCACCCTAGTCCAGAACTGGCAGGAAAATTGACCGTACAATCTGCTTTTCAGGGAGAGGCGAGATTAATTTAGGAAAAATTCCAATTTAAATCTTAGTTTCCTTGCTCAGTGTTTAAaactaaatcaaaatatatagtCCAGAACCCAATCGATGGAGGAACCATTCAATAAATATGTAGCACGGCAAACGTTTTGCCAGAATTCAAGAACATTTAGTCTTGCCCACATTAAGTACATATTAAGTACACATTAAGTTTTTAAAGGCAAAAAAGTCAGATTGTTGGGGCGATTGCATACATGACAGAATCGTCTGCATACAAATTAATATTACACTTTAACAGAGACAaatattatttatataaatagtaaagagaACAGGTCCCAATACCAACCCTTGCGGTACACATTAAGTAATAGCCAGAAAACTAGACTTAACGCCAGCAGAAATGGAAGTGTTCCGTCTGACAGAATTTTCAAACCACTTGAAAGAAGCCTGATCCAGGTCTATATCAGTCAACTTTTAAAATGATAATGTGATGGTCAACCATGAAGACCTTGAAAGGCAGCAAAAATAAAAAAGTATGATCTAAAATTATGCCATGTtcaggtctaaaaccagactggtgCACATTAAGAATAGAGTGAGAAGCTGTGAGTTTCTAGGGATTATTTATTTGGAAATTGGACAGTAGTCATCTAAGTCAGAAGGATCTCATCTTATGTTGGGGGACGACATGTGCCGCTTTCCAGATCTTCAGGATAAGACCAAACAAATTAAAAATAGGGCAAAGGCTCTGAAATATGTGGGGCAGAAAGCTGCATTAAAAACAGGATTAAGTGAATCAGACCCTATGGACTTTAAAACAATCTTTAGAAAAGCACTTAGTACATCAGACAAATGGTAGAAAGGAAAATAAAGTATGCGAGTGTTAGAAAATATTGTACAGAATGATGCAGAGTCGACTAAAGTACTCCAGAATGAGGCATTTTCAAAGGCTATCCTTTCAAATAGGTGGCCAGCTGAAGCAAAATGGTTATTAAAAGCCCCATAAAATGTCAATTTTGTCTAGCATGGGACAAGAGGCTGTCATAACCTGCTGGGGCAACCAAGGGGTGGAGTTTTGTTTCAAAGCTTTGACCACTTTCCAGAAGTTGGCTGGATTACCAACCCTCTGTTGAGCTTCAATCAATTTTAGATACTTTTAGATTTGTACATGATGCCGAATGATTTGAATGAGATTCAtgacacacattctaacatttCTGAATTTGGAAACGGTGCCAGGGAACCTAAACCGAAGCGTGGACTGCTAGCATACCTTgttcatagactgcttacagggtaggGAAACCAATGTAATTTGTTATTTGGGTGAACTACTCCTTTCTCACACGgtcagatacagtgcattcggcaaggattcagaccctttcccttccccacattttgttgcattacagccttattttaattttatttacatGTCCTCAAGCtccacaccccataatgacaaagtgaacagGTTTGGACATTTTTGCACAATTATAACAAAATAGAAACAAATgccgtatttacataagtattcacaccctttgctatgagactcaaaattgagctcaggtgcatcctgtttccattgatccttgAGATCCTTCAACtctgagtccacctgtggtaatttgTATTTATTGGACTTGATTTGTAATggcaaacctgtctatataaaggtcctacagttgacagtgcatgtcagagcagaaactaagcataggaggtcgaaggaattgtgcgtagagctccgagacaaaattgtgttgaggcacagatctggagaagggtactcaaatatttctgcatcattgaaggtccaagaacgcagtggcctccatcattcttaaatggaagaagtttggaaccaccaaaactacctagagctggccacccagccaaactgagcaatcaggtgagaagggccttggtcagggaagtgaccaagaacctgatggtcactgacagagctcctctgtgaagatggaGATCTTCcacaaggacaaccatctctgtagcaccaatcaggcctttatggtagagtggctggacggaagccactcttcagtaaaaaccacatgacagccctcttggagtttgtcaaaaggcacctaaaggactgaccatgagaaacaagattcgctggtctgatgaaaccaagattgaactttggcctgaatgccaagcgtcatgtctggaggaaacctggcaccatccctacagtgaagcgtggtggcagcaaattcatgctgtggggatgttttacagcgacagggactgggagactagtcaggatcaagggaaagaagaacagagcaaagtacagagatccttgatggaaacccgctccagagcactcagtacatcagactgggaaaaaggttcaccttccaacaggacaacgattttttttcttctaaaacaTGCTTATGCtgtgtcattatgcggtattgtgtgcagattgatgacgCTATTTTAGAGtgtggctgtaacgtaacaaaatgtggaaaaagtcaagggatctaaATACTTTTCAAATACAGACTTTCCTAAAGACATCACACATGCGAGCAGATAAATAAAGTTTAAAATGGCTGTTTGAGAGGGGAAAAAGACAACTTACTGGAAGAACTTGAAGGCCTTGACCATTGCACCGGAGCTCGCAAACAGCATCTTGAGGTCATCCTCAACCACAGAGGGACTAAAAAGACAGACATTGTAAAACTTGATAAGATTTTAGCAGTAGTTTACCAATACATGTAGAATTCTTTTCGGACCACGAAAGCAGTACCTCAGGATTAGCAGATATCAAAAGGGTCAGGGGAATCATTGCAAGGGAGAAACTCCTCCAGTCTACTTACGGGATGTTTGAGAGGTGCAGGGTGGCTGAGGGAGGGAATATGTTAGAGTAGTTCTTGGAGCCGGGCTTCTTAAAGCGGTGCAGGGGTGAGTTGCTGTAGTCCTTTGTCAGGCCCTGGTCCTCATGGCCCTCGCGGGGCAGCTGGACATTGGTGTGTTTGGACAGGGTGACACGCAGCGCTTTCCCGTGGAGCCTCTGGCCATTTAGGTGGCTCATTGCTGTTGAAAACAGAGGTTAAGCAGTGAGTCTTATATTCAAAGTTTGGGTATATTTCCATCGCTAAATAACCTCaggttatttatttttatccctTTAGCATCATTCTCAGATGCACATCACTCCCTACATATTGCTGTTCAGTTAGAACAAGTTCTTAGATGGTAGTTGGAGGTATTCCTTCCCAGGAAAGTTTAGCTGGGCCTTACCTAGCTGCGCCTGAGTCCCATCAGACATCTGGATCAGAGCGTTCTCCTTCTTGTTGAACAGGATCTTCACTCTCATCACGTCACCATATACACCTTCACACACAGattcaagggggggggggggggggggcagacaaCCATTTGAAAATCAATTTAACTCTAAACCAGACCAAGCCATCCAATCAAAACCATGTCTTTGGGCACTTAAGATTTGGTTAACACCCATCTACGCACCACAGGGAAGCTTGTGTATATGAATAACTTCAGTTCATAATCAAGATGCTCCTCCATTTATCTAAATTATAAGGGGGGCAAAATACATTCTAGCAAGAGTGACTGAAGCCACTGATCATTGCAATATTGCATCATGGCCACTAGTGGGAATTGGTCATTTACCATCTCAGAGGTACTTGTGACTACTACACCATAAAAGCCCATTTAAAAAATATCTAAGTGTAGGCTACCGTTTGTACATCGGTTTTAATACATTCAAAGAATTGAAATAGGCTGTGAAACTTAATGTCACTATACTTGGACAGAAAAGGTAAAATAAGGGATTTATGTAGTTTATCAAGGAGGATATTACTTTTGCGTCTACAAAGGGGCACCTCCCTGATAAATTGGTAAAAAACATTTAGGAAAAGTAAGGCACTTAATGGTTAAAAAAAGACTGCAAGTCAGAAATTTAGAATAAGGATCAGAAGGAATGCAAAATTGGCCATATGTACTCTGCACAAATGGGAGTCTTGACCATTAACCAAAAGCAATTGATACAGCGTTCATAAAGGGCATGCAAGATGACAAAAATCAAGCATGCAAACTATGACAATAGACAGATGATAAATCTAAATGTACAGTGGCAAAGTTACAGCATCTCACTGAACTTCCCACAAGATTCTTATATTCTTGTCATTTGCACTATATTTAAAGGAATATTCAACTGTGATCTGGAAATTATTCATAAGTTCTCTTGATATGAAATTGGTCCATAGTATTAAAAAGACTAGTCTGCAATATTCATATAGCGTGGGACCGAAAATTGCAGCATTGAGACATTGGCCCAAAAGTGAATTTAAGGTCCACGTGTTCTTGACCAAGTAGGCTTAAGTTGATGATCAAACTCAAAAGCATAACTATAGACCATTTTCAGAGAAAGAAAACAGTTTGATAAATAGTCAAATCAGTATCCCTTTAAAGACAGCTGTGGACAGAAACCCCATGAAAATGCTGCAACTTTTTGCCAAGTGTCTCAAATCAACACGCAAAATATTTGAAAACTAAAATTACAAAAAAACTGAAACAAATTAGTTAAGAAAAAGAAAACAGAACAAACAAGTAGTAATAATAAAAAAGGTGCTAATGATAACATACCGAAAAGAATAAAGAGGCATTGGGGCGTAACTCTCTTTATAAGACAGCAGAGGAAGGCAgcggagggaggaagggacaggaaAAAGATCGGAGGCAGGAGAGTGGAGGTTCAACATATCATCCACAGCGGAGGCAGTTCCACGGGGAAtggcaaaaacaaaaaaaacggtGGTTGGATCATGAGGGTTAATAAATTGGACAGGAGCAAAGAATGGGAGGAGATGTGGCAGTGGTGGAGGGGTGGTATATGTAACAACATGATATGAGCAAAGATAAATGGAtatgtttacgtgtgtgtgtatatgaatgtGATGTGTACACAATGGATAATGTGGTATCATGGTTGAGAGAAGAAAGTGGGAGAGGGAATTCATGGGGCGTGCAGTCAgtttggcaaaaaaaaaaagtttccaGGTGAAGGTATTAAAACCaaaaaagagggggagggggaatgggagggagagaaacaagaAAAGGAGGTAAAAAACAAGGTCAGTATACAAAGAAATATGAAGTGTTCCATCCAGTATAGAATGTGCTTTAAAATCAGAGTGAAGATTACAAACCAACAATGAAACTAGGAGGAATGATACACATGAGGCTGAGACAATACTTCTATAATTCTGTCTGTGTTGACGTGCACCATTACTATTGAAGAGATACATTCTTTAAATGAATGATTCTAGAAATATTTGTTGGGCTTAAGCTGAATGCCATGTTAAATGTATAAAAGCAATATTTCCTCTAAATCTGATGAAAAATCGCACTCCATGTACGGAGGTTACGGAATGAGCTGTCCAATAATTGAAAGTTTTAACATGCTCAGTAGATTAAGAGGGACTGGTACAATTATGTTGATGAATATAATGTTCAGAAATTCCACACAGTTAACGTACAATATATAGGTCCAACTGGATGTATGGTAAATAATATAGCCATGTATGAGGGTGCAAATAACCTAAAGCTAATCTTCAATTTGAATGAAAACTTGCAAATATTTGGAATAATAGTGATTGAATGAGTAAACAAATTAATATTCATGAAGTTAGTGTATCCTAAGTGTTTGCATCTACTGCTAGCGAAACTTCGGTAACGGGGATGGTACAACACTTTCAGGGGAGAACAGTAGTAAAGAAAAACACTAGGGAAAATTCAAGAGCGCTGCTACACTGTACGCATTGCATTATTGCAGGAAGTTGACAGTAATGGGGGCTCTATATCACCTAGGCATGACTTAACGCaaggtttgtttgtgtgtgggtaAAGGGAAAGGCCTGAAAAACATTCAATAGAAGTGGATACATTAACATCAATGTTGTTACACGGAGAGCCAGCATATAATACACAGCCCAATTTACTTGGCGTGTCATGTGGGCCAACTGAAACAGACATCTTTGAATATGTGCTGCAGTCCAATTCTCTCCCCAAAGTGTGCTCTCATTCACTCCCCTGCATGAAATTACAAGAAATGTACTGGTGCGAGAAATTGTGAAAACTCACGAGGTAGCCCATGCTTACGACAAGCAACTTCTAGGGGTGAGTGagcaagtgcacactttggggCGCAGGGTAGGGAACAGGAATAAAAACCCACGTCCACAGAGGCTTCACAGCTCAACTAAGCCCATCTGGGCCACTATGGGTCGAGAGGGAGTCAAGGAAGGACTAACCTCTGGGTTGAGGTTGCTGACCAGCATGACACAGTGGCCACCGGAGAGTTGGTGGAAGCCCATTCTGCCTGCAGCCGCCGCGGCTGCAGCCACAGGCATGGTCAGTTGAGCCAGGCCTCCAGGGACACCGTGCATCGTCAGGCCTGCAGAGGGAAGCAAACGGGAGGCAgacatattattttatttatttatattttttaactCAGTGAATGGGTTGATAGAGTAAAGGCCGGACTGGAAGCCGCTGAGCACGACTGCTCATAGGTCAAGGTCCGCAAAAGTTTAAAAGTTGTAGTGTTGCCACTCAATGGTAGTGGATGAGGCCAGCTTCCCCCTTGAAGTGTAAAGTGTTAGTAAAAATGTCAGTGTAACTACAATCCATCAATGTTGGTCAGGAGAGAGGCAGGTGTCAGAAAGAGGACGATCAGACTCACCTGTAGCTTGCTGAATGGCGAATGCCGGGGGGAAGGCATGAGCTCCTGCGTATGGGTTGGCTGAGATGATCCCGGGAGCACCTGGAGAAACACACATGGATAGAGGAGTGTTAATTGATTAGTTACCTTTAGTTTGTTGTaaaatattatattattacatgtTGAAAATGAATGGACAGGTGAAGGGTACGGGTTCAGCTGCATAGCTTCCACCTGTCCAATCATGTCTAAATGAGAAGGGACGAAGGAGGGAGgtaaatttaaaatgtattcacCATAGTACTCACCGAAGGCTGCAGCCATGGCCTGGTGGTCGATGGAGGGCTGGCTGTCTCCCGTGGGCAGGTCAGGCCGCGTGTAGTCGCGGCTTTTGTCGTTGTTGTACTTCACGTTCAGGCTGGTCAGCTTGGAGAAGTTGATGCGGAGGGTGCAGCAGGCATTGTAGATGTTCTGCCCATCTAAAGACTTCACCACAGGGCAACAGTTTCAGCATTAAATCAATTCTGATTtctcacatgcgccaaatacaacaggtgtatgtatgccttaccgtgaaatgcttactgacaaacCCTTATCCAACAACGCAGTTCaagaagttaagaaaatatttaacaaac is a genomic window of Oncorhynchus nerka isolate Pitt River linkage group LG24, Oner_Uvic_2.0, whole genome shotgun sequence containing:
- the LOC115108130 gene encoding polypyrimidine tract-binding protein 1-like isoform X6; this encodes MTSAAANGNDSKKFKGDIRGPGIPSRVIHVRKLPNDINEAEVISLGLPFGKVTNLLMLKGKNQAFIEMNTEDAAQTMVSYYSSVTPVIRNHPIFMQYSNHKELKTDNSPNQVRAQAALQAVNAVQAGGMPMAGGMPMAGGMPMAGGMPMAGVDASGGMGGHSPVLRVIVENLFYPVTLDVLHQIFSKLGTVLKIITFTKNNQFQALLQYSDGLTAQHAKLSLDGQNIYNACCTLRINFSKLTSLNVKYNNDKSRDYTRPDLPTGDSQPSIDHQAMAAAFGAPGIISANPYAGAHAFPPAFAIQQATGLTMHGVPGGLAQLTMPVAAAAAAAGRMGFHQLSGGHCVMLVSNLNPERVTPQCLFILFGVYGDVMRVKILFNKKENALIQMSDGTQAQLAMSHLNGQRLHGKALRVTLSKHTNVQLPREGHEDQGLTKDYSNSPLHRFKKPGSKNYSNIFPPSATLHLSNIPPSVVEDDLKMLFASSGAMVKAFKFFQKDRKMALVQMSSVEEAIESLIEFHNHDLGENHHLRVSFSKSTI
- the LOC115108130 gene encoding polypyrimidine tract-binding protein 1-like isoform X3, whose product is MDGRLETDLYPMGSTYVTELDSVHDITVGTKRGSDELFSCVANGPYIMTSAAANGNDSKKFKGDIRGPGIPSRVIHVRKLPNDINEAEVISLGLPFGKVTNLLMLKGKNQAFIEMNTEDAAQTMVSYYSSVTPVIRNHPIFMQYSNHKELKTDNSPNQVRAQAALQAVNAVQAGGMPMAGGMPMAGGMPMAGGMPMAGVDASGGMGGHSPVLRVIVENLFYPVTLDVLHQIFSKLGTVLKIITFTKNNQFQALLQYSDGLTAQHAKLSLDGQNIYNACCTLRINFSKLTSLNVKYNNDKSRDYTRPDLPTGDSQPSIDHQAMAAAFGAPGIISANPYAGAHAFPPAFAIQQATGLTMHGVPGGLAQLTMPVAAAAAAAGRMGFHQLSGGHCVMLVSNLNPERVTPQCLFILFGVYGDVMRVKILFNKKENALIQMSDGTQAQLAMSHLNGQRLHGKALRVTLSKHTNVQLPREGHEDQGLTKDYSNSPLHRFKKPGSKNYSNIFPPSATLHLSNIPPSVVEDDLKMLFASSGAMVKAFKFFQKDRKMALVQMSSVEEAIESLIEFHNHDLGENHHLRVSFSKSTI
- the LOC115108130 gene encoding polypyrimidine tract-binding protein 1-like isoform X1 codes for the protein MDGRLETDLYPMGSTYVTELDSVHDITVGTKRGSDELFSCVANGPYIMTSAAANGNDSKKFKGDIRGPGIPSRVIHVRKLPNDINEAEVISLGLPFGKVTNLLMLKGKNQAFIEMNTEDAAQTMVSYYSSVTPVIRNHPIFMQYSNHKELKTDNSPNQVRAQAALQAVNAVQAGGMPMAGGMPMAGGMPMAGGMPMAGVDASGGMGGHSPVLRVIVENLFYPVTLDVLHQIFSKLGTVLKIITFTKNNQFQALLQYSDGLTAQHAKLSLDGQNIYNACCTLRINFSKLTSLNVKYNNDKSRDYTRPDLPTGDSQPSIDHQAMAAAFGEYYGAPGIISANPYAGAHAFPPAFAIQQATGLTMHGVPGGLAQLTMPVAAAAAAAGRMGFHQLSGGHCVMLVSNLNPERVTPQCLFILFGVYGDVMRVKILFNKKENALIQMSDGTQAQLAMSHLNGQRLHGKALRVTLSKHTNVQLPREGHEDQGLTKDYSNSPLHRFKKPGSKNYSNIFPPSATLHLSNIPPSVVEDDLKMLFASSGAMVKAFKFFQKDRKMALVQMSSVEEAIESLIEFHNHDLGENHHLRVSFSKSTI
- the LOC115108130 gene encoding polypyrimidine tract-binding protein 1-like isoform X4 — encoded protein: MDGRLETDLYPMGSTYVTELDVHDITVGTKRGSDELFSCVANGPYIMTSAAANGNDSKKFKGDIRGPGIPSRVIHVRKLPNDINEAEVISLGLPFGKVTNLLMLKGKNQAFIEMNTEDAAQTMVSYYSSVTPVIRNHPIFMQYSNHKELKTDNSPNQVRAQAALQAVNAVQAGGMPMAGGMPMAGGMPMAGGMPMAGVDASGGMGGHSPVLRVIVENLFYPVTLDVLHQIFSKLGTVLKIITFTKNNQFQALLQYSDGLTAQHAKLSLDGQNIYNACCTLRINFSKLTSLNVKYNNDKSRDYTRPDLPTGDSQPSIDHQAMAAAFGAPGIISANPYAGAHAFPPAFAIQQATGLTMHGVPGGLAQLTMPVAAAAAAAGRMGFHQLSGGHCVMLVSNLNPERVTPQCLFILFGVYGDVMRVKILFNKKENALIQMSDGTQAQLAMSHLNGQRLHGKALRVTLSKHTNVQLPREGHEDQGLTKDYSNSPLHRFKKPGSKNYSNIFPPSATLHLSNIPPSVVEDDLKMLFASSGAMVKAFKFFQKDRKMALVQMSSVEEAIESLIEFHNHDLGENHHLRVSFSKSTI
- the LOC115108130 gene encoding polypyrimidine tract-binding protein 1-like isoform X5, whose translation is MTSAAANGNDSKKFKGDIRGPGIPSRVIHVRKLPNDINEAEVISLGLPFGKVTNLLMLKGKNQAFIEMNTEDAAQTMVSYYSSVTPVIRNHPIFMQYSNHKELKTDNSPNQVRAQAALQAVNAVQAGGMPMAGGMPMAGGMPMAGGMPMAGVDASGGMGGHSPVLRVIVENLFYPVTLDVLHQIFSKLGTVLKIITFTKNNQFQALLQYSDGLTAQHAKLSLDGQNIYNACCTLRINFSKLTSLNVKYNNDKSRDYTRPDLPTGDSQPSIDHQAMAAAFGEYYGAPGIISANPYAGAHAFPPAFAIQQATGLTMHGVPGGLAQLTMPVAAAAAAAGRMGFHQLSGGHCVMLVSNLNPERVTPQCLFILFGVYGDVMRVKILFNKKENALIQMSDGTQAQLAMSHLNGQRLHGKALRVTLSKHTNVQLPREGHEDQGLTKDYSNSPLHRFKKPGSKNYSNIFPPSATLHLSNIPPSVVEDDLKMLFASSGAMVKAFKFFQKDRKMALVQMSSVEEAIESLIEFHNHDLGENHHLRVSFSKSTI
- the LOC115108130 gene encoding polypyrimidine tract-binding protein 1-like isoform X2, giving the protein MDGRLETDLYPMGSTYVTELDVHDITVGTKRGSDELFSCVANGPYIMTSAAANGNDSKKFKGDIRGPGIPSRVIHVRKLPNDINEAEVISLGLPFGKVTNLLMLKGKNQAFIEMNTEDAAQTMVSYYSSVTPVIRNHPIFMQYSNHKELKTDNSPNQVRAQAALQAVNAVQAGGMPMAGGMPMAGGMPMAGGMPMAGVDASGGMGGHSPVLRVIVENLFYPVTLDVLHQIFSKLGTVLKIITFTKNNQFQALLQYSDGLTAQHAKLSLDGQNIYNACCTLRINFSKLTSLNVKYNNDKSRDYTRPDLPTGDSQPSIDHQAMAAAFGEYYGAPGIISANPYAGAHAFPPAFAIQQATGLTMHGVPGGLAQLTMPVAAAAAAAGRMGFHQLSGGHCVMLVSNLNPERVTPQCLFILFGVYGDVMRVKILFNKKENALIQMSDGTQAQLAMSHLNGQRLHGKALRVTLSKHTNVQLPREGHEDQGLTKDYSNSPLHRFKKPGSKNYSNIFPPSATLHLSNIPPSVVEDDLKMLFASSGAMVKAFKFFQKDRKMALVQMSSVEEAIESLIEFHNHDLGENHHLRVSFSKSTI